In Vibrio quintilis, the DNA window CTGGTGCCCAGTTTTGCCAGCGAATCGCTGATTTCGGTTGTTTCTCTGGCGTACGGGGAAAAGCTGATAGCAATCACCACATCGTCTGCTTCTACCATACTCAGCTGTTCTTTAAACATACCGCCTAAGCCATCAATCAGAAATGCCCGTTTGTTGAGGTGACGGAACGCATAAGTCAGGTAGGAAGAAACACTGAAGGAGCGGCCCAGACCAACCACATAAATATTGTTGGCGCCGGACAATAACTGTACGGCTTCTTCCAGTTCTTCCGGGGAAGTCTGAGAGGCTAACTGCTGCATTGCATGACAATTGGCGCGGGTAAATTCCTGCAGAATATCGGCAGGTTTTTCCGGTGGCTCCGGCTCGCCATCCAGCTCTTTCAATAATTTTACTCTGTCGGTATAGCTGGAAGTTTCTTCAAGAAGATTACTGCGGAACAGCTGTTTCATCTCATTGAAACCACTGAAACCAAACGCACTGGCGAAACGGATTAACGTGGATGGGGGAACTTCTGCCTGTTCGGCAATGACGGAAACAGTTTCAAATGCGACACTGTTTTTGTTGTCCAGTATATAGGCCGCAACCTGTTGTAATCGCTTACTGAGTTCACCATAGCGGAAACGAATTTCATCCTGTAATTCTGAAAGTGTTGTTGCTGTTGCCATATTTGCTCCATATTCGATGACGCTACTATTCTATTTAATTTATTCATAATAGTGAAATATTTTTTTCAAATGCGATTGATAAAGCATACCATTTAGCCTGAATATGACGCGAAATATGTATTTCAAGTGATGATTTAAATAAATTTTTATTTCATTATTTGTTGGTTTTAAGAGCAACTGACGAAATGTGATGAAAAATCCCCCGATCAATAAAACTGAAAACAGATCGAATTGATGGGGGGGAGCACCGGTAAATCGGGTACTCAAG includes these proteins:
- a CDS encoding MurR/RpiR family transcriptional regulator, translated to MATATTLSELQDEIRFRYGELSKRLQQVAAYILDNKNSVAFETVSVIAEQAEVPPSTLIRFASAFGFSGFNEMKQLFRSNLLEETSSYTDRVKLLKELDGEPEPPEKPADILQEFTRANCHAMQQLASQTSPEELEEAVQLLSGANNIYVVGLGRSFSVSSYLTYAFRHLNKRAFLIDGLGGMFKEQLSMVEADDVVIAISFSPYARETTEISDSLAKLGTRQIIITDSQISPLASFSDVCFVVKEAKVDAFRSQAASLCLAQTLAVSLAYYNENETNRQ